From a region of the Streptomyces sp. NBC_01454 genome:
- a CDS encoding nitroreductase family deazaflavin-dependent oxidoreductase produces MPLLGEYEPSPTQWVRDQVALYESSGGTEGTTMRGMPVIVLTTRGAKSGKIRKSPLMRVEHEGTYAAVASLGGAPQHPVWYHNVVADPRVELQDGPVRRDMTAREVTGEEKALWWARAVAAYPDYADYQEKTDRRIPVFELEPAAAPH; encoded by the coding sequence ATGCCTCTTCTCGGTGAGTACGAGCCCAGCCCGACGCAGTGGGTGCGCGATCAGGTCGCGCTGTACGAGAGCTCCGGGGGGACCGAGGGTACGACGATGCGCGGAATGCCGGTCATCGTGCTCACCACCCGGGGCGCCAAGAGCGGCAAGATCCGCAAGAGCCCGCTGATGCGGGTGGAGCACGAGGGGACCTACGCCGCGGTGGCCTCCCTGGGAGGCGCGCCGCAGCACCCCGTCTGGTACCACAATGTGGTGGCCGACCCGCGGGTGGAACTCCAGGACGGCCCGGTGCGCCGGGACATGACGGCCCGTGAGGTCACCGGCGAGGAGAAGGCCCTGTGGTGGGCGCGCGCCGTCGCGGCCTATCCGGACTACGCCGACTACCAGGAGAAGACCGACCGCCGGATCCCGGTGTTCGAGCTGGAGCCGGCGGCCGCCCCGCACTGA
- a CDS encoding SulP family inorganic anion transporter, with protein sequence MKRFPSFRADFTASLVVFLVAVPLCVGVAVASGVPAELGLVTGVVGGLLTGLLPGSSLQVSGPAAGLTVLVFEAVKEYGIGALGALVLAAGVLQLVMGALKLGRWFRAISVAVVQGMLAGIGLVLIAGQLYALTDAKAPGTGLSNLAGLPGLVGDTVGSATAASALAIGAGTIAVLVLWPRWRRGARLLPAPLAAVALATLTVWALDLPVARVEVSGLLDAIQPPGLTDFGKLTDVGVLGTVLAFALIASAESLFSAAAVDRLHDGPRTDYDKELMAQGAGNTVCGLLGALPMTAVIVRSAANVQAGARTKLSRVLHGVWLLVFAAAFPAALGVVPLAALAGILVHAGCKLIPLRELGPLWREHRGEAVVLLVTALAIVTVNMFEGVLIGLLLAVAKTAWETSHVHLEVHTPDEVAAPVQVRAVGNATFLRLPKLLDQLETLPAGRDVELDLSGLRHLDHACGAALTNWAEQRRRSRQTVELVS encoded by the coding sequence ATGAAGCGATTCCCCTCGTTCCGGGCGGACTTCACCGCCTCCCTCGTGGTCTTCCTGGTCGCCGTCCCGCTGTGTGTCGGAGTGGCGGTCGCCTCCGGTGTCCCGGCCGAACTGGGGCTGGTGACCGGAGTGGTCGGCGGACTGCTCACCGGTCTGCTCCCCGGCAGCAGCCTCCAGGTCAGCGGCCCCGCCGCCGGACTGACGGTGCTGGTCTTCGAGGCCGTCAAGGAGTACGGCATCGGCGCCCTCGGCGCGCTGGTACTGGCCGCCGGTGTACTCCAACTCGTCATGGGCGCACTGAAGTTGGGGCGCTGGTTCCGGGCCATCTCGGTCGCCGTCGTCCAGGGCATGCTGGCCGGTATCGGCCTGGTCCTGATCGCCGGGCAGCTCTACGCCCTGACGGACGCCAAGGCACCCGGCACCGGCCTCAGCAACCTCGCCGGGCTGCCCGGCCTGGTCGGCGACACCGTCGGCTCGGCCACCGCGGCCTCCGCGCTCGCCATCGGTGCGGGCACCATCGCCGTGCTGGTGCTGTGGCCGCGCTGGCGGCGCGGCGCGCGCCTCCTCCCCGCGCCGCTGGCCGCGGTGGCGCTCGCCACCCTCACGGTGTGGGCGCTGGATCTGCCGGTCGCACGGGTCGAGGTCAGCGGGCTGCTCGACGCGATCCAGCCGCCGGGCCTCACCGACTTCGGCAAGCTCACGGACGTCGGGGTGCTCGGCACGGTTCTCGCCTTCGCGCTGATCGCCTCCGCGGAGTCCCTCTTCAGCGCCGCCGCCGTCGACCGGCTGCACGACGGGCCGCGTACGGACTACGACAAGGAGCTGATGGCCCAGGGCGCCGGCAACACCGTGTGCGGGCTCCTCGGCGCCCTGCCGATGACGGCCGTCATCGTCCGCAGCGCCGCCAATGTGCAGGCGGGCGCGAGGACCAAGCTGTCGCGGGTGCTGCACGGCGTCTGGCTGCTGGTGTTCGCCGCGGCGTTCCCGGCCGCGCTGGGCGTGGTGCCGCTGGCCGCACTGGCGGGCATCCTGGTCCACGCGGGCTGCAAGCTGATCCCGCTGCGGGAGCTGGGTCCGCTGTGGCGCGAACACCGCGGCGAGGCGGTCGTCCTGCTCGTCACCGCCCTCGCGATCGTGACGGTCAACATGTTCGAGGGCGTCCTCATCGGTCTGCTGCTGGCCGTCGCGAAGACGGCCTGGGAGACCTCCCACGTCCACCTGGAGGTCCACACGCCGGACGAGGTGGCGGCGCCGGTGCAGGTGCGCGCCGTCGGCAACGCCACGTTCCTGCGGCTGCCCAAGCTCCTCGACCAGTTGGAGACGCTGCCGGCCGGCCGGGATGTGGAGCTGGACCTGAGCGGGCTGCGCCATCTCGACCACGCCTGCGGTGCCGCCCTGACGAACTGGGCCGAGCAGCGCCGCCGGAGCCGGCAGACGGTGGAGCTGGTGTCCTGA
- a CDS encoding carbonic anhydrase produces METFIQHARGLTARIADRQDERETYSRLAAGQSPLALFITCSDSRVVPSLITGARPGELFELRTAGNAVPVYQEDMPACAEAATIEYAMRVLGVADIIVCGHSHCGAVGARARGEDLTGAPAVRDWLTQQLSDELPQDGEPTVAAAVQQHVRQQLDRLRGYPCVQERLATGEVAVHGWFYEVHTGLVVAHHPASDLFLPL; encoded by the coding sequence ATGGAGACCTTCATCCAGCATGCCCGGGGCCTGACGGCCCGTATTGCCGACCGGCAGGACGAACGGGAGACCTACAGCCGGCTCGCCGCCGGCCAGTCCCCGCTCGCCCTGTTCATCACCTGCTCCGACTCCCGCGTCGTACCGTCCCTGATCACCGGGGCACGGCCCGGCGAACTCTTCGAACTCCGTACCGCCGGCAACGCCGTGCCCGTCTACCAGGAGGACATGCCGGCCTGTGCGGAGGCCGCCACCATCGAGTACGCGATGCGCGTCCTGGGCGTGGCCGACATCATCGTGTGCGGGCACTCGCACTGCGGAGCGGTCGGCGCCCGGGCCCGCGGCGAGGACCTGACCGGCGCGCCCGCCGTACGGGACTGGCTGACCCAGCAGCTGTCCGACGAGCTGCCCCAGGACGGGGAACCCACGGTCGCCGCCGCGGTGCAGCAGCATGTGCGCCAGCAACTCGACCGGCTGCGCGGCTATCCCTGCGTCCAGGAGCGGCTGGCCACCGGCGAGGTGGCGGTGCACGGCTGGTTCTACGAAGTGCACACCGGCCTGGTCGTGGCGCATCACCCCGCCTCCGACCTGTTCCTCCCGCTGTGA
- a CDS encoding MFS transporter, which produces MRAPHGVPAPREVPEQRRILAVLVFSQILSGAGLAAGITVGALLAEDMLGSTGLAGVPSALFTAGAALGAVGIGRLCRSRGRRPGLALGYAVGALGSLGVVLAAALGSAPLLFTALVVYGAGTATNLMARYAGADLATPARRGRAVSTVLFATTFGAVVGPNLVALTGEVAHSWGIPRLAGPFLLAAAAFGAAAVSLAVLLRPDPLRLAEQLAAARDGGAAERPEDPADSAAGRTDAPGHRPGVAVGTAVMVLTQLVMIAVMTMTPVHMQAHGHGTQAAGLVIALHVGAMFLPSPLTGLLVDRLGRHRMAAAAGVTLAAAGGLAALAPPQSVPALATALVLLGLGWNFGLVSGTALVIDALPPARRASGQGLVDVGIALAGAVGGLSSGLVVVLGGYRTLALAGGLLALAVVPVLGWAARRPAPARAVPVAPRTERERT; this is translated from the coding sequence ATGAGGGCTCCCCACGGTGTTCCGGCCCCCCGCGAGGTGCCGGAACAGCGCCGGATCCTGGCGGTCCTGGTCTTCTCCCAGATCCTCAGCGGCGCGGGTCTCGCCGCGGGCATCACCGTCGGCGCGCTGCTCGCCGAGGACATGCTCGGCTCGACCGGTCTGGCGGGCGTGCCCAGCGCGCTGTTCACCGCCGGGGCCGCGCTGGGCGCCGTCGGCATCGGCCGGCTCTGCCGGAGCCGGGGCCGGCGTCCCGGACTCGCGCTCGGGTACGCCGTCGGGGCGCTCGGCAGCCTCGGGGTCGTGCTGGCGGCCGCCCTCGGCAGCGCGCCGCTGCTGTTCACGGCCCTGGTCGTCTACGGGGCGGGCACCGCAACCAATCTGATGGCCCGCTACGCGGGAGCCGACCTGGCCACGCCCGCTCGGCGCGGGCGGGCGGTGAGCACGGTGCTCTTCGCCACCACCTTCGGCGCGGTGGTCGGACCCAACCTGGTGGCGCTGACGGGAGAGGTGGCCCACTCCTGGGGCATCCCACGGCTCGCCGGGCCGTTTCTGCTGGCGGCCGCCGCCTTCGGGGCGGCCGCGGTGTCCCTGGCCGTGCTGCTGCGGCCCGATCCGCTGCGGCTGGCAGAGCAGTTGGCCGCGGCACGGGACGGCGGCGCGGCCGAGCGCCCCGAAGACCCGGCGGACTCAGCTGCTGGACGGACGGATGCGCCCGGGCACCGGCCCGGGGTGGCCGTCGGCACCGCGGTCATGGTCCTCACCCAGCTCGTGATGATCGCCGTGATGACGATGACGCCCGTCCACATGCAGGCACACGGCCACGGCACCCAGGCGGCGGGGCTGGTCATCGCGCTCCATGTCGGTGCGATGTTCCTGCCCTCCCCGCTCACCGGTCTGCTCGTCGACCGGCTCGGCCGGCACCGGATGGCCGCTGCTGCCGGGGTGACGCTGGCAGCCGCCGGGGGCCTCGCCGCCCTCGCCCCGCCGCAGTCGGTTCCCGCGCTCGCCACGGCGCTGGTGCTGCTCGGCCTCGGCTGGAACTTCGGACTGGTCAGCGGCACCGCCCTGGTCATCGACGCGCTGCCGCCCGCCCGCCGCGCCTCGGGACAGGGCCTGGTGGACGTCGGCATCGCCCTCGCCGGCGCGGTCGGGGGTCTCTCCTCGGGGCTGGTCGTCGTGCTGGGCGGCTACCGGACGCTGGCGCTGGCCGGCGGACTGCTGGCGCTGGCCGTGGTGCCCGTCCTCGGCTGGGCGGCCCGCCGCCCGGCACCCGCCCGCGCCGTCCCCGTGGCACCCCGGACGGAAAGGGAACGGACGTGA
- a CDS encoding hydrogenase maturation protein, with translation MRILLIAGAFNSLTQRVYAELGDRGHQVSVELVTRETPLAEVVRRRSPDLIVAPMLKTAVPREVWSALPCLIVHPGPVGDRGPSSVDWAVQLGADRWGVTVLQANDEMDAGDIWATADCPVPPVGKSDLYRNEIADAALEAVLTAVARVASGTHRPQPQATLPAAAKTGRPRPPLRQDSRRIDWRRDSTDTVVRTLRAADSQPGVRDELLGEPWYLHGGHPEDTLTGRPGELLATRCGAICRATTDGAVWIPELRPPRTPGEPGTVKLPATLALGDRLPPLPDIPAPPGPGDGRRTWSDIRYREDGPAGFLEFSFPGGAMSTDHCRRLLAAYRHACTRPTSVLVLGGRRDFFSNGIHLNVIEAADDPAGESWANLNAMDDLVHAVLTTTDRLVVAALGGNAAAGGAMLALAADEVWCRSSVVLNPHYRLMGLYGSEFWTYTLPRRTGPEVAEQLTTRALPLTAATGVRLGLVDRILDGAAQDFAAQATRLAVRLASAASVQDRIAAKKADRERDEADRPLAAYREDELARMHRIFFDPAQPYHALRRAFVRKEPAGTPAHLNSGASTGT, from the coding sequence GTGCGCATCCTGCTCATCGCCGGCGCGTTCAACAGCCTGACGCAGCGCGTGTACGCCGAGCTCGGCGACCGCGGCCACCAGGTGAGCGTGGAGCTGGTGACCCGGGAGACGCCGCTCGCCGAGGTCGTCCGCCGCCGTTCCCCCGACCTGATCGTGGCGCCGATGCTCAAGACGGCCGTCCCCCGCGAGGTGTGGTCCGCCCTGCCCTGCCTGATCGTGCACCCCGGCCCCGTGGGTGACCGGGGGCCGTCCTCGGTGGACTGGGCGGTGCAGCTGGGCGCGGACCGGTGGGGCGTCACCGTCCTGCAGGCCAACGACGAGATGGACGCCGGCGACATCTGGGCCACCGCCGACTGTCCCGTTCCCCCTGTGGGCAAGAGCGACCTGTACCGCAACGAGATCGCCGATGCCGCCCTCGAGGCGGTCCTGACGGCCGTCGCCCGGGTGGCGTCCGGCACCCACCGCCCCCAGCCGCAGGCCACCCTGCCCGCCGCCGCGAAAACCGGCCGCCCCCGGCCGCCCCTGCGTCAGGACTCCCGCCGGATCGACTGGCGCCGCGACTCCACCGACACCGTCGTCCGCACCCTGCGCGCCGCCGACTCACAGCCCGGTGTACGGGACGAACTGCTCGGCGAGCCCTGGTATCTGCACGGCGGTCACCCCGAGGACACCCTGACCGGCCGGCCGGGCGAGCTGCTCGCCACCCGGTGCGGCGCGATCTGCCGGGCGACGACCGACGGCGCGGTGTGGATCCCCGAACTGCGCCCGCCCCGCACCCCGGGGGAGCCCGGCACCGTCAAACTGCCCGCCACACTGGCACTGGGTGACCGCCTCCCGCCGCTCCCCGACATCCCGGCCCCGCCCGGCCCCGGCGACGGCCGGCGCACCTGGTCCGACATCCGCTACCGCGAGGACGGCCCGGCCGGCTTCCTGGAGTTCTCCTTCCCCGGCGGCGCGATGAGCACCGACCACTGCCGGCGCCTGCTCGCCGCCTACCGCCACGCCTGCACCCGGCCGACGTCCGTCCTGGTCCTCGGCGGCCGCCGGGACTTCTTCTCCAACGGCATCCATCTGAATGTCATCGAGGCCGCCGACGACCCCGCCGGGGAATCCTGGGCCAACCTCAACGCCATGGACGACCTGGTGCACGCCGTCCTGACCACCACCGACCGGCTGGTGGTCGCCGCGCTCGGCGGCAACGCCGCGGCCGGCGGGGCGATGCTGGCCCTCGCCGCCGACGAGGTGTGGTGCCGCTCCTCCGTGGTGCTCAACCCCCACTACCGGCTGATGGGGCTCTACGGCTCGGAGTTCTGGACCTACACCCTGCCCCGCCGCACCGGCCCCGAGGTCGCCGAGCAGCTCACCACCCGCGCCCTGCCCCTCACCGCGGCGACCGGGGTGCGGCTCGGGCTGGTCGACCGGATCCTCGACGGTGCCGCACAGGACTTCGCCGCGCAGGCCACCCGCCTCGCCGTCCGGCTGGCGTCGGCGGCCTCGGTCCAGGACCGGATCGCCGCGAAGAAGGCCGACCGGGAGCGCGACGAGGCGGACCGGCCGCTCGCCGCCTACCGGGAGGACGAACTGGCGCGTATGCACCGCATCTTCTTCGACCCGGCGCAGCCCTATCACGCGCTGCGCCGGGCCTTCGTGCGCAAGGAGCCGGCCGGCACCCCCGCGCATCTGAACTCCGGTGCGTCCACCGGGACATGA
- a CDS encoding winged helix-turn-helix domain-containing protein, with protein MFMNSSTTPLALGQDAGPGQPPTAGPGDQPPLAVDRLPDGTWQLTLRALEPVSVHRLPSDEVHIILAPPREEPDRETEPAARPRPEPIRIDTAARTVYARGRQLELPRLEFDLLAHLVRHPRRTFTREQLMAAVWPSCQSSNRTVDVHIARVRRRLGPGPRDAITTVFGIGYKYQPTP; from the coding sequence ATGTTTATGAACTCCTCGACGACCCCGCTTGCGTTAGGACAGGATGCCGGCCCCGGGCAGCCGCCCACGGCCGGGCCGGGCGACCAGCCGCCGCTGGCGGTCGACCGGCTCCCCGACGGCACGTGGCAACTGACCCTGCGCGCCCTGGAACCCGTCTCGGTGCACCGGCTGCCGTCGGACGAGGTCCACATCATCCTGGCGCCGCCGCGCGAGGAGCCGGACCGCGAGACCGAGCCGGCCGCCCGGCCGCGTCCGGAGCCGATCCGGATCGACACCGCGGCCCGGACCGTCTACGCCCGGGGCCGTCAACTGGAGCTGCCACGACTGGAGTTCGACCTGCTGGCCCACCTCGTACGGCACCCCCGGCGCACCTTCACCCGGGAGCAGCTGATGGCCGCCGTGTGGCCCAGCTGCCAGTCCAGCAACCGTACGGTCGATGTCCATATCGCACGGGTGCGCCGGCGGCTGGGGCCCGGCCCGCGCGATGCCATCACCACCGTGTTCGGCATCGGTTACAAGTACCAGCCCACGCCGTAG
- a CDS encoding amino acid permease, with protein sequence MGYPRKLTRRFRAFDNFAISFTIINIISGIFSSFGFGMNAGGPRVLVLGWIGVSVMVLFVGAAMGEIASAYPTSGALYFSAGKLAKRHKGAWSWYTGWLNFVGQVGGTAATNFAAATFIQAFLAMQWPDYRPMPQETVGITAAILLLQALANAYTVQLVAVVNRISVWWLLVGMVVIVGALTVIPADHQPPSFALHFVNNTGFTHAIYGGMLGLLVTSWTFTGFDGSFHMSEETVKATVNAPRGIMRAISYSALTGLILMLALVYAIRDYGHAANAEAPPVQILVDALGQGTAKFLLLIVIGAMLFCGLANMTSNTRQIFAFSRDGAMPGSRWWHSVSARTRTPVKAVWLAAACPLVLVLPGWWSHTAFTAVVSVNVVGLFLAYAVPIFLRLRLDDFQAGPWNLGRYGKPVAAIAVAWILISNVLFMLPQASPITPVSFNYAPLALAVVLLIATVWWFATARRRFQGPVSYGRPDEVAAMDLI encoded by the coding sequence ATGGGCTATCCGCGGAAACTCACCCGCAGATTCCGCGCATTCGACAATTTCGCGATCTCCTTCACCATCATCAACATCATTTCCGGGATCTTCTCCTCCTTCGGCTTCGGGATGAACGCCGGCGGGCCGCGGGTCCTGGTCCTCGGCTGGATCGGCGTCTCGGTCATGGTGCTGTTCGTCGGCGCCGCGATGGGCGAGATCGCCTCCGCCTACCCGACCAGCGGCGCGCTCTACTTCTCGGCCGGCAAGCTGGCCAAACGCCACAAGGGAGCCTGGTCCTGGTACACGGGGTGGCTGAACTTCGTCGGCCAGGTCGGCGGCACCGCCGCCACCAACTTCGCCGCCGCCACGTTCATCCAGGCGTTCCTCGCGATGCAGTGGCCGGACTATCGGCCGATGCCGCAGGAAACGGTCGGCATCACCGCGGCCATCCTTCTTCTCCAGGCACTGGCCAACGCCTATACGGTGCAGCTGGTCGCGGTGGTGAACCGCATTTCCGTGTGGTGGCTGCTGGTCGGCATGGTGGTGATCGTCGGTGCACTGACCGTGATACCCGCCGACCATCAGCCGCCGTCGTTCGCGCTGCACTTCGTCAACAACACCGGTTTCACGCATGCGATTTACGGCGGAATGCTGGGACTGCTCGTCACCAGCTGGACCTTCACGGGATTCGACGGCAGTTTCCACATGTCCGAAGAAACGGTGAAGGCGACGGTCAACGCGCCCAGGGGCATCATGCGGGCGATCAGCTACTCCGCGCTCACCGGACTGATCCTCATGCTCGCGCTGGTGTACGCGATCCGTGACTACGGGCACGCCGCGAACGCCGAGGCGCCGCCGGTGCAGATTCTCGTCGACGCGCTGGGGCAGGGCACCGCGAAGTTCCTGCTGTTGATCGTTATCGGGGCCATGCTGTTCTGCGGACTGGCCAACATGACCAGCAATACCCGGCAGATCTTCGCCTTCTCCCGCGACGGTGCGATGCCCGGCTCCCGCTGGTGGCATTCGGTGTCCGCGCGGACCCGCACGCCCGTCAAAGCCGTCTGGCTCGCCGCGGCCTGCCCCCTGGTGCTGGTGCTGCCCGGCTGGTGGTCCCACACCGCCTTCACCGCCGTGGTGAGCGTCAACGTCGTCGGGCTGTTCCTCGCCTACGCCGTGCCCATATTTCTGCGGCTGCGGCTCGACGACTTCCAGGCCGGACCGTGGAACCTCGGGCGCTACGGCAAGCCCGTCGCGGCGATCGCGGTGGCCTGGATCCTGATCAGCAATGTGCTGTTCATGCTGCCGCAGGCGTCCCCGATCACCCCCGTCTCGTTCAACTACGCGCCACTCGCGCTGGCCGTGGTGCTGCTCATCGCCACCGTGTGGTGGTTCGCCACCGCCCGGCGGCGCTTCCAGGGGCCGGTCAGCTACGGCCGCCCCGACGAGGTCGCCGCGATGGACCTCATCTAG
- a CDS encoding DinB family protein, whose amino-acid sequence MTTERLAPPVRAGERETLRSFLDFHRATLAMKTDGLGDEDLRRRSSPPSTLSLLGLVRHMAEVERAWFRRVINGEDVPLVWSPEGDYQVAYDARTATRAEAFEAWQAEVAHARRIEREAASLDVTGYQPRWGEHVSLRLVMLHLIHEYARHNGHADFLREAIDGTVGA is encoded by the coding sequence GTGACCACCGAACGCCTCGCCCCGCCCGTACGCGCCGGCGAGCGGGAGACGCTGCGCTCCTTTCTGGACTTCCACCGGGCCACCCTCGCCATGAAGACCGACGGCCTCGGCGACGAGGACCTCCGGCGCCGGTCGAGCCCGCCGTCCACGCTCTCCCTGCTCGGTCTGGTGCGGCACATGGCGGAGGTGGAGCGCGCCTGGTTCCGGCGGGTGATCAACGGCGAGGACGTCCCGCTCGTCTGGTCGCCGGAGGGGGACTACCAGGTGGCGTACGACGCCCGGACGGCCACCCGCGCCGAGGCCTTCGAGGCCTGGCAGGCCGAGGTGGCGCACGCCCGCCGCATCGAGCGGGAGGCCGCCTCGCTCGATGTCACGGGCTACCAGCCCCGCTGGGGCGAGCATGTCTCCCTGCGTCTGGTGATGCTGCATCTGATCCACGAGTACGCCCGCCACAACGGCCATGCGGACTTCCTGCGGGAGGCCATCGACGGCACGGTGGGCGCCTGA
- a CDS encoding SpoIIE family protein phosphatase — protein sequence MNAWNAAESADFRGPLDVTRAATAVLDAQDTVIGWSPAAQDLLGYLPEEILGHHLETLVPAGDAWAEQSPDAARRSSQSRAVRHRDGRLLRMAVVICPLAKVPDGAGTLPARVLVAADLGAHRWWESRQAMLHGLATQSPVSLGIYDTELRLTWANTAYIREVGLPLREFLGARADELYPDAEFMTDGYPRTLDAVMHQVIDTGEPILDLHLVGQLPSDPGTDHVWSCAYYRLQDARGQVLGICEDAFDITDRYQAQRRLNLLVEAGARIGTTLDMTVTAREITEVAVPDFASMVTVDLVASVLDGEEPGTGDGGVPTLMRVAARSARSVRGAPASPPADPHRVEYPPGSLQYRSLSSGGMVREEGALVVPLRAGGTPMGLVTFLRDGRESLFDTEETELADELVLRTAVCLDNARRFAREHKAALTLQRNLLPQHLPAQSAVELAYRYLPSDDRAGVGGDWFDVIGLSGTRVGLVVGDVVGHGLQAAATMGRLRTTVRALARLDLSPDELLSRLDDLVGPTTEDGVATVADEDGTDDVTIGVTCLYAVYDPVSRRCTLARAGHLPPAVVAPEGGLSFPDLPEGPPLGLGGLPFESLEIELPAGSLMALFTDGLVEARDRDVDEGLEILGRVLSEHDRPLDELCDHALAELLPDGPAADDSALLLVRTRELDARQVAAWELPAEPTAVGRARELATRQLTEWGLEELSYTTQLVVSELVTNAVRHASGPLHLRLLRDRTLLTEVSDTGHTSPHLRYSASDDEGGRGLFIVAQLVQRWGTRYTPDGKTIWTEQAYPPRYPGAPRPDG from the coding sequence ATGAACGCATGGAACGCGGCGGAGAGTGCCGACTTCCGTGGTCCCCTCGACGTCACCAGGGCGGCCACAGCGGTTCTGGATGCCCAGGACACGGTCATCGGGTGGAGTCCGGCCGCCCAGGATCTGCTCGGCTACCTCCCCGAGGAGATTCTCGGGCACCATCTGGAGACGCTGGTGCCGGCCGGGGACGCCTGGGCCGAACAGTCGCCGGACGCCGCACGGCGCAGCAGTCAGTCACGGGCGGTACGGCACCGCGACGGCCGGCTGCTGCGGATGGCCGTGGTCATCTGCCCGCTCGCCAAAGTGCCCGACGGCGCCGGTACGCTGCCGGCCCGGGTGCTGGTGGCGGCCGATCTGGGCGCCCACCGGTGGTGGGAGTCCCGCCAGGCGATGCTGCACGGCCTGGCCACCCAGTCCCCGGTGAGCCTGGGCATCTATGACACGGAGTTGCGGCTGACCTGGGCGAACACCGCGTACATCCGGGAGGTCGGGCTGCCGCTGCGGGAGTTCCTCGGCGCCCGGGCCGACGAGCTGTACCCGGACGCCGAGTTCATGACCGACGGCTACCCGCGCACCCTCGACGCGGTGATGCACCAGGTCATCGACACCGGTGAACCGATCCTCGATCTGCACCTCGTCGGCCAGCTGCCCTCCGACCCGGGCACCGATCACGTCTGGTCCTGCGCCTACTACCGGCTGCAGGACGCCCGCGGCCAGGTGCTGGGCATCTGCGAGGACGCCTTCGACATCACCGACCGCTACCAGGCACAGCGCCGGCTGAACCTGCTGGTGGAGGCCGGTGCCCGGATCGGCACCACGCTCGACATGACCGTCACCGCGCGGGAGATCACCGAGGTGGCGGTCCCGGACTTCGCCTCCATGGTCACCGTCGACCTGGTGGCGTCCGTCCTGGACGGTGAGGAGCCGGGGACGGGCGACGGCGGCGTGCCCACCCTGATGCGGGTCGCCGCCCGCTCCGCCCGCTCCGTCCGTGGCGCCCCGGCCTCCCCGCCCGCCGACCCGCACCGTGTGGAGTACCCGCCCGGTTCGCTCCAGTACCGCAGCCTGTCCTCGGGCGGCATGGTGCGCGAGGAGGGCGCCCTGGTCGTGCCGTTGCGAGCCGGCGGCACCCCGATGGGGCTGGTCACCTTCCTCCGTGACGGCCGGGAGTCGCTCTTCGACACCGAGGAGACCGAACTCGCCGACGAACTGGTCCTCCGCACCGCGGTGTGCCTGGACAACGCCCGCCGCTTCGCCCGGGAGCACAAGGCCGCGCTGACCCTGCAGCGCAATCTGCTGCCGCAGCATCTGCCGGCGCAATCCGCCGTCGAGCTCGCCTACCGCTATCTGCCCAGCGACGACCGGGCCGGGGTCGGCGGCGACTGGTTCGACGTGATCGGTCTGTCGGGCACCCGGGTCGGGCTGGTCGTCGGGGACGTGGTCGGCCACGGTCTCCAGGCCGCGGCGACCATGGGCCGGCTGCGGACGACGGTGCGCGCCCTGGCCCGGCTGGACCTCTCCCCCGACGAGTTGCTGAGCCGGCTGGACGACCTGGTGGGACCGACCACCGAGGACGGGGTCGCCACGGTCGCCGACGAGGACGGCACGGACGATGTGACCATCGGCGTGACCTGCCTGTATGCCGTCTACGACCCGGTGTCACGGCGCTGCACCCTCGCGCGGGCCGGCCATCTGCCGCCGGCCGTCGTCGCCCCGGAGGGCGGCCTGTCCTTCCCCGATCTGCCGGAGGGCCCGCCGCTGGGCCTGGGGGGCCTGCCGTTCGAGTCCCTGGAGATCGAGCTGCCGGCCGGCAGCCTGATGGCCCTGTTCACGGACGGGCTGGTCGAGGCCCGCGACCGGGACGTCGACGAGGGGCTGGAGATCCTGGGGCGGGTGCTGAGCGAGCACGACCGGCCGCTGGACGAGCTCTGCGACCATGCGCTGGCCGAACTGCTGCCGGACGGTCCGGCCGCCGATGACTCGGCGCTGCTGCTGGTGCGCACCCGTGAGCTGGACGCCCGGCAGGTGGCGGCCTGGGAGCTGCCCGCGGAGCCCACCGCGGTGGGCAGGGCCCGCGAACTGGCCACCCGGCAGCTGACCGAGTGGGGCCTGGAGGAGCTGTCCTACACGACCCAGCTCGTGGTCAGCGAGCTGGTCACCAACGCCGTACGGCATGCGTCCGGGCCGCTGCACCTGCGGCTGCTGCGCGACCGGACCCTGCTGACCGAGGTGTCGGACACCGGCCACACCTCGCCCCACCTGCGGTACAGCGCCAGCGACGACGAGGGCGGGCGGGGGCTGTTCATCGTCGCGCAGCTGGTGCAGCGCTGGGGCACGCGCTACACGCCGGACGGCAAGACGATCTGGACCGAGCAGGCGTATCCGCCGCGGTATCCGGGGGCTCCGCGGCCGGACGGGTGA